The genomic stretch CTGGAAGCCCCTGTGGCCCTAAAGGGCCTGAAGATCCTTGCAGTCCAGGAATTCCAGCTGAACCTCTAGGGCCTGGTTGTCCTGGAATCCCACTTTCTCCTTTTGGTCCTGGATTACCTAATTGACCTGGCAAACCTGGAAGACCCATTGAACCTCCATCTCCTTTTGGTCCAATTGGCCCTGGAAGTCCTTGAGTCCCTGGAAGACCTCTTTCCCCAGGTACACCTGGTTTACCTACAAAGCCATTTTGACCTTGGTTTCCTGGAATTCCTGGTTGCCCTGGAGGACCAGTAGGTCCTATGTCACCTTTCAAGCCAGGCAAACCATTTTTTCCAGGTAATCCCATTGACCCAGGAAGCCCTGGTGGCCCAATAATTCCCTGTGGCCCTTGCTCACCCGGTTCACCCTCAAAACCTGGCTCTCCTTTTTCTCCTGGTCCCCCAATTAATCCAGAGGGTCCTCTATCCCCTTTCAAACCTGGTAGACCAGGTTTTCCATAACCTGGTTGTCCTGGCAACCCTGGCAAACCTCGAATTCCTGGTTCCCCTTTAGGACCTAATGGACCTTGTATTCCTGGCAATCCATCTAAACCTGGTTTACCAATTCCATCAACCCCTGGTTTTCCTGGTGGGCCCTGTGGTCCTGGCATTCCCCCTATACCAGATGGCCCAGGTGGTCCAATGTCTCCTCTATCTCCTGGAGCACCAGGTAATCCAACCAGTCCAGGTTTTCCATTACCTGGTTGGCCTGGTGGTCCCATGGGTCCTTGTGGACCTGTAGCACCCCGAGTACCAGGTATACCTGGTTTCCCAAGTCCAACTTCACCTTTTATACCCTTCTCCCCACGGGGTCCTTGTTCACCCTTTGGCCCTGGTTCACCTCTTATACCTGGCTGTCCTGGAGCACCTTGCACACCTGGCTTGCCATTGCTAGAGATTCCTGAAGGTCCAGGGATACCAGGAGATCCAGGCAACCCTCTAGGTCCTTGTTCACCCCTCATTCCAGGCTCCCCGTTTGAGCCAGGTAATCCCTTAGGCCCATTTTTACCAGGCATTCCTGGTAAACCAGGTTTTCCAATGCCAGAAAATCCAGGAGGTCCAGTAGGACCTGGTTGTCCTTGTAGTCCAGGTTTTCCAATTCCTGGTTTGCCTGGGGGTCCTGGTTGTCCTGGTGGTCCCCTTGGACCAGGTTTTCCTTCTGGCCCAGGTTCTCCTTTGAGATTCATTGGCATGGGTGGCAAATCTGTAAGACACAATAAATAATACAAAGATATTTTATTAGGTGTTTGTAATTCATTCAGATTCGAAAGGTTATTCTTACAAATGATCAACTATTGGATATGTTGTCTACTATACTGAACACCATATTTGGCTCTGTAGATTAACCTGGACATCAGATTTGGCTATGCATAGTTTACTTGAGATTTTCTGTATTTAGCCCAGACACCAGATCACAAAACcatattttttatgaaaatattttTTGGCTTCAAATATTACTAGAATTGTATAATTGGATGCAAGTGTGGTTTGAAGTTATACTGGCAAGTAATATGGCTTATCATAATATACTTAGGTACATCTTGGAAAGCATTTCTTGATACTTGACTGAAGTGTAAACAGTGTTTTTCTTACAAATTATTCACTAAGCTAATATTAAAAAGGGCCACAAAGTGACGTGTAGCATAATGTGATAAAAAATGTGTATGTGCAATtccaatcctacttagaactagcCTGGGTTCTTTTTTTCTCATTGTATGGGGTAAAAATCCAGTGCTATAAATCACAGTTTCTCTGCAGTGGGACTGTTGTGTAACTCTCATAGAAAAGAGGTAATAGAACTAAGCGgctgaaaaaaatgtttgagtgaaatagataaaaagttcaatagttcaaaTATGTCTGTAAGGAAGCTAAATAAACATAAACGCAGTCACAACCTTCAAACTACAACTATGGCATTTCAGTAAAATTCGGTTTAGGATTATGGCTATGGATACAATTGTTATCTAATCTGtttactctcacttcaggtttgcttgtaCATGTAAAAGGCATACTGTTATGcgggatccacacggtgcgttcgcgcactcgatttcccgctcgattcccgtcgattcccatctattcgtttatttccaacatgtccgatttggatttcgatagattgttaggtcgattcgcatgcaaagtatgccaaatcgacctaacgatccatcgaaatccaaatcggacatgttggaaataaacgaatcgacgggaatcgagcgggaaatcgagtgcgcgaacgcaccgtgtggatccagcataaggcTGAAAATATAATATGTGTACCAGTAGGATAGCAGTGATTATATGAAAGAAGAAAttggcccatatcctattaacttttttccttagttttcttcaagaagatattttcaaaccttatcacTAAAATACCATTAAAGCTCACACTAAGCAATAtattactcaaaataagtttgctattatttttattacttacttttcagtactttttccaGTGCACTATGTTGAAAAGTTACAGTATTTCTTAGAtaagacaaaaaatatcttctgggAGGAAACTCTGGAGAATTGTTAACTAGATAAGGGCCATTATCATTCTTTATAGGTGTTTTTATAATATTATGTTTTTGGTTATTGGAACTGTACCAAGGTGACTTGGGTATACGTGCATATCTAGAGATAACTCgaaacctccgattttgggttcgcgaacctcgaatgcgaacttccgcaaaagttcgtgtTCGCGCGAACCATGCGAActgcaacagacttcaatgggcagatgaactatgaaaaatacaaaaactgtttctggccacaaaagtgatggaaaagatgtttcaaggggtctaacacctggagggtgtcagtgactacaagaggaaacatttttttttttcaaaaagaccttatagtttttgagaaaatcgattttaaaattctccttctgaccgtgggaaaattaaacgtttgccgactttagctgttaatagccCGATttagcgtgcggacgactgaacgacgggacgttcaaacgacccaccgttctgaaaaatccgacgtgtgtatgggcctttatgcaAACTTCATGTAGATCAATGTTTTAAAACCAAAGGATAGCCCAGGATgtttacacatacacagcagtTTAGTTACCAAAGCTTCTAACAGCATCAATTAgcacatgaaagcaagaagttcaATTAGAATGAGAGCAATTGTTTATCTGACTGACTGAGCCATTACTTCTACCTGTATCTGACTTCTAatttgcactgatctatatccccCTGCCCTGTACTTGTTTtcaagattttattttattttaggataCTTCCATAAATCAAATGAACAATTTCTGATAGTTCCTGGTGTTTATATTTATGAAGTTGCCCATACATTTGTCGATATTTCCTGTCGACTCTAGGCAGATCCGATCACTCTGATCTACAGACATGTAATAATTTGTTCGTAATCAGACatcataaggtcactagcctttGTGTGAATCTAAGGAATTACTTCTGAGGGCTGGCTGAGTTTTTTCAACCTGTCACTGCTTTGCCTATAACTTTGTACATAAAGTGATTAGAACATTGCTGcagacataatttttttttacaaaccctgGGGAGCAGAGAAAGTGTACAAActccaaatagagatggcccgaacggtggactggttcgcgttcgccaagtaaggcgaacttttccggaagttcggttttcccccatagtgcaccattagggtcaactttgaccctctacagcacagtcagcaggcacattgtagccaatcaggctacactccctcgtggagccactcccccccttataaaaggcagtctCCGcaagccattacactca from Hyperolius riggenbachi isolate aHypRig1 chromosome 2, aHypRig1.pri, whole genome shotgun sequence encodes the following:
- the COL8A2 gene encoding collagen alpha-2(VIII) chain; the encoded protein is MSLGHGTLFLLVAAVGSVSGGGPAGGTYPQMKYMNPMVKGPLGPPFREGKGQYLDLPPMPMNLKGEPGPEGKPGPRGPPGQPGPPGKPGIGKPGLQGQPGPTGPPGFSGIGKPGLPGMPGKNGPKGLPGSNGEPGMRGEQGPRGLPGSPGIPGPSGISSNGKPGVQGAPGQPGIRGEPGPKGEQGPRGEKGIKGEVGLGKPGIPGTRGATGPQGPMGPPGQPGNGKPGLVGLPGAPGDRGDIGPPGPSGIGGMPGPQGPPGKPGVDGIGKPGLDGLPGIQGPLGPKGEPGIRGLPGLPGQPGYGKPGLPGLKGDRGPSGLIGGPGEKGEPGFEGEPGEQGPQGIIGPPGLPGSMGLPGKNGLPGLKGDIGPTGPPGQPGIPGNQGQNGFVGKPGVPGERGLPGTQGLPGPIGPKGDGGSMGLPGLPGQLGNPGPKGESGIPGQPGPRGSAGIPGLQGSSGPLGPQGLPGLKGEPGIPGLPGNSITGGPGPIGPMGPPGVSGAPGLNGQPGPPGQPGPPGPPGIYGDGTIAGLHLPDGGVEGGTVGGDKPGKPQYGTGELSAKIAPAFTAILTTPFPPSGMPIKFERTLYNGHNGYNPLTGIFTCTVPGIYYFAYHVHIKGTNIWVALYKNNVPATYTYDEYKKGYMDQASGSAVLELKENDQVWVQMPSDQANGLYSTEYIHSSFSGFLLCPT